One stretch of Actinacidiphila sp. DG2A-62 DNA includes these proteins:
- a CDS encoding TetR/AcrR family transcriptional regulator, giving the protein MTTARRRATRQRLYDAAVTLIAEQGFSATTVDEIAERAGVAKGTVYYNFASKNDLFEELMRHGVGLLTASLRQAAEDAAARGGSRVDGLDAMIRAGLGFIVRYPSFTQLYVAELWRTNRTWQETLAVVRQEAVAVVEKVLGEAVEAGEVSGEIDVPLTASALFGMVLVAALDWQAFQPERSIDEVHAALSRLLQGRVGGTAARP; this is encoded by the coding sequence ATGACCACCGCACGACGCAGGGCAACCCGGCAGCGGTTGTACGACGCCGCCGTCACCCTCATCGCCGAGCAGGGCTTCTCCGCCACCACCGTCGACGAGATCGCGGAACGCGCCGGGGTCGCCAAGGGGACCGTCTACTACAACTTCGCCAGCAAGAACGACCTGTTCGAGGAGCTGATGCGGCACGGCGTGGGCCTGCTCACCGCCTCCCTGCGGCAGGCCGCCGAGGACGCGGCGGCGCGCGGCGGCAGCCGGGTGGACGGGCTGGACGCGATGATCCGGGCGGGGCTGGGGTTCATCGTCCGCTACCCGTCCTTCACCCAGCTGTACGTGGCCGAGCTGTGGCGGACCAACCGGACCTGGCAGGAGACCCTCGCGGTGGTCCGTCAGGAGGCGGTCGCGGTGGTGGAGAAGGTGCTGGGCGAGGCGGTCGAGGCGGGTGAGGTGAGCGGGGAGATCGACGTGCCGCTGACCGCGTCGGCGCTGTTCGGCATGGTCCTCGTCGCGGCGCTGGACTGGCAGGCGTTCCAGCCGGAGCGGAGCATCGACGAGGTGCACGCGGCGCTGTCCCGGCTGCTCCAGGGGCGGGTGGGCGGCACAGCGGCGAGGCCGTAG
- a CDS encoding phytoene desaturase family protein, producing the protein MARIAVIGAGMASMAAAARLATGGHRVVVHERAGTYGGGVGRVARDGFAFDTGPGLLTLPAVYRDLFVKTGKESLEDRVDLVQVDPAGRHLFADGTSVTLPNASRSGVIAALDAAFGAGSGERWSEVLVKARATWEAVRRPMLEEVLRDPALAARDPYPAPAIRGLFRRAAPPTLAGVAAAELGDPRLAAVLESWALGAGLDPRTAPASATVLPYLEATFGLWYARGGMRALADALYERCLARGVEFRFDAEVTGLLTSEKGAAAGVELADGTRCEADVVVAGAPLPALYRDQVVPWERQDAWPPMGPVGEPGRCTVHLALRGARPADAAHRAVVHAADRGAALDWLFRPRREALPRPGALTVGVLRPDDPAVRPDDGHEAVTVVATVPAHQAGGVDWDAPGVAEGVAARMVEAAEAAVPGLRERELWREVRTPADAERATGAPGGSVPAPTLPGIDGALVRAPNRAAPPGLYVVGGWAHPGGGLPHAGMSAAITADLVAGGPGGST; encoded by the coding sequence ATGGCACGGATTGCGGTGATCGGCGCCGGCATGGCGTCCATGGCGGCGGCGGCCCGGCTGGCGACCGGCGGCCACCGGGTGGTCGTCCACGAACGCGCCGGGACGTACGGCGGCGGCGTCGGCCGCGTCGCGCGGGACGGCTTCGCCTTCGACACCGGTCCCGGCCTGCTGACGCTCCCCGCGGTCTACCGCGACCTGTTCGTGAAGACCGGCAAGGAGTCCCTGGAGGACCGGGTCGACCTGGTCCAGGTGGACCCGGCGGGGCGCCACCTCTTCGCCGACGGCACGTCCGTGACGCTGCCCAACGCCTCCCGGTCCGGCGTGATCGCCGCGCTCGACGCGGCCTTCGGCGCGGGCAGCGGCGAGCGTTGGAGCGAGGTGCTGGTCAAGGCGCGGGCGACGTGGGAGGCGGTGCGTCGGCCGATGCTGGAGGAGGTGCTGCGGGACCCCGCGCTCGCGGCCCGCGACCCGTATCCGGCGCCGGCCATACGCGGGCTGTTCCGGCGGGCCGCGCCGCCGACGCTCGCCGGGGTGGCGGCGGCCGAGTTGGGCGATCCGCGGCTCGCCGCGGTGCTGGAGAGCTGGGCGCTGGGCGCCGGCCTGGACCCGCGGACCGCGCCCGCGTCGGCGACCGTACTGCCGTACCTGGAGGCGACGTTCGGACTGTGGTACGCGCGCGGCGGGATGCGGGCGCTGGCCGACGCGCTGTACGAGCGGTGCCTGGCGCGCGGGGTCGAGTTCCGCTTCGACGCGGAGGTGACCGGCCTGCTCACGTCCGAGAAGGGCGCGGCGGCCGGCGTCGAACTGGCCGACGGCACGCGCTGTGAGGCGGACGTCGTGGTCGCGGGGGCGCCGCTGCCGGCGCTCTACCGCGACCAGGTGGTGCCGTGGGAGCGCCAGGACGCGTGGCCGCCGATGGGTCCGGTCGGCGAACCGGGGCGCTGCACGGTCCACTTGGCGCTGCGCGGCGCGCGGCCCGCGGACGCGGCGCACCGCGCGGTGGTGCACGCGGCGGACCGGGGGGCGGCGCTGGACTGGCTGTTCAGGCCGCGCCGCGAGGCGCTGCCGCGGCCCGGGGCGCTGACGGTCGGCGTGCTGCGGCCGGACGATCCCGCGGTACGGCCGGACGACGGGCACGAGGCGGTGACCGTGGTCGCGACGGTGCCCGCGCACCAGGCCGGCGGGGTCGACTGGGACGCGCCGGGGGTCGCGGAGGGGGTCGCGGCGCGGATGGTCGAGGCGGCGGAGGCGGCCGTGCCGGGGCTGCGCGAGCGGGAGTTGTGGCGCGAGGTGCGGACGCCCGCGGACGCCGAGCGCGCCACCGGAGCGCCTGGCGGGTCGGTCCCCGCGCCGACGCTGCCGGGGATCGACGGTGCGCTCGTGCGGGCGCCCAACCGGGCGGCGCCGCCCGGGCTCTACGTGGTCGGCGGCTGGGCGCATCCCGGTGGGGGCCTGCCCCACGCGGGCATGTCCGCGGCCATCACCGCGGATCTCGTCGCCGGAGGCCCGGGCGGCAGCACATGA
- a CDS encoding methyltransferase codes for MSRPGGVEPIRPRASLRTAVVWEVLREALEGRAKTADRSGLDVLDTGGGTGNFAVPVARLGHRVTVVDPSPDALFALERRAAEAGVTDRVRGVQGDAHGLLGVVEPGGYDMVLCHGVLEYVDDPAEGVRNAVAALREAGSLSLLAAGRGGAVLARALAGHFAEAQHALGDPDGRWGEGDSLPRRFTADELTRLVGEAGLRAVAVHGVRVFADLVPGVLVDTEPGALEALLRLELAAAAEPGFHSVATQLHVLAERG; via the coding sequence ATGTCCCGTCCAGGAGGGGTGGAGCCGATCCGTCCCCGTGCCAGCCTCCGTACCGCCGTGGTGTGGGAGGTGCTGCGCGAGGCGCTCGAAGGCCGTGCGAAGACCGCGGACCGGTCCGGGCTCGACGTGCTGGACACCGGCGGCGGCACCGGCAACTTCGCCGTGCCCGTCGCCCGGCTGGGCCACCGCGTCACCGTGGTGGACCCCAGCCCGGACGCGCTCTTCGCGCTGGAGCGCCGCGCCGCCGAGGCCGGCGTCACCGACCGGGTCAGGGGCGTGCAGGGCGACGCCCACGGGCTGCTGGGCGTGGTCGAGCCCGGCGGCTACGACATGGTGCTGTGCCACGGCGTGCTGGAGTACGTGGACGACCCCGCCGAAGGCGTGCGCAACGCGGTGGCCGCGCTGCGCGAGGCCGGCAGCCTCAGCCTGCTCGCGGCCGGCCGCGGCGGCGCGGTGCTGGCCCGCGCGCTGGCCGGCCACTTCGCCGAGGCGCAGCACGCCCTCGGTGACCCGGACGGCCGATGGGGCGAGGGGGATTCGCTGCCCCGCCGCTTCACCGCCGACGAGCTGACCCGGCTGGTCGGCGAGGCGGGTCTGCGGGCCGTCGCGGTGCACGGCGTACGGGTCTTCGCCGATCTGGTGCCGGGCGTGCTGGTGGACACCGAGCCGGGCGCGCTGGAGGCGCTGCTGCGGCTGGAGCTGGCGGCCGCGGCCGAGCCCGGGTTCCACTCGGTCGCGACGCAGCTGCACGTGCTGGCCGAGCGGGGCTGA
- a CDS encoding NAD-dependent epimerase/dehydratase family protein codes for MLVTGGSGYLATRLIADLLHGGTEVRTTVRTRESEDAVREAVRRAGADDSGIEFVRASLTDDEGWAAAAAGIRDVYHVASPMITAQDPREVVVPARDGTLRVLRAARGAGARRVVLTSSFAAIGYSPKPVRDYTEDDWTDPDTPGLAPYPLSKAVAERAAWDFVADEAPELELVSVNPTWIAGPTLTAAARSSLQFFKAMLDGTMSAVPRQRFGIADVRDVAALHIAAMGTPQAAGKRYLALADGPTMTFLEVARVLRERLGELGRRVPTAEAPGEEPAPLVIHNERAKRELGFAPRPAETTIVETAESLREFDLLAPVS; via the coding sequence GTGCTGGTGACCGGCGGCTCCGGCTACCTGGCCACCCGGCTCATCGCCGACCTGCTGCACGGCGGGACCGAGGTGCGGACCACCGTCAGGACCCGCGAGAGCGAGGACGCGGTGCGCGAGGCGGTACGCCGCGCGGGCGCCGACGACTCCGGGATCGAGTTCGTCCGCGCGAGCCTGACCGACGACGAGGGCTGGGCCGCGGCGGCGGCCGGCATCCGCGACGTCTACCACGTGGCGTCGCCGATGATCACGGCCCAGGACCCGCGGGAGGTCGTGGTCCCGGCGCGGGACGGGACGCTGCGGGTGCTGCGCGCGGCCCGTGGCGCCGGCGCCCGGCGGGTGGTGCTCACCTCGTCGTTCGCGGCGATCGGGTACTCGCCGAAGCCGGTGCGCGACTACACCGAGGACGACTGGACCGACCCGGACACGCCCGGGCTCGCGCCCTACCCGCTGTCCAAGGCCGTGGCCGAGCGCGCCGCGTGGGACTTCGTCGCGGACGAGGCGCCCGAGCTGGAGCTGGTGTCCGTGAACCCGACGTGGATCGCCGGGCCGACGCTCACCGCGGCGGCGCGGTCCTCGCTGCAGTTCTTCAAGGCGATGCTCGACGGGACGATGAGCGCGGTGCCGCGGCAGCGGTTCGGCATCGCCGACGTGCGCGACGTGGCGGCGCTGCACATCGCGGCGATGGGTACGCCGCAGGCCGCGGGGAAGCGGTACCTCGCGCTCGCGGACGGGCCGACCATGACGTTCCTGGAGGTCGCGCGGGTGCTGCGGGAGCGCCTCGGCGAACTGGGGCGGCGGGTTCCCACGGCGGAGGCTCCCGGCGAGGAGCCGGCGCCGCTCGTCATCCACAACGAGCGGGCCAAGCGCGAGCTGGGCTTCGCGCCGCGCCCGGCGGAGACCACGATCGTGGAGACCGCGGAGAGCCTCCGCGAGTTCGACCTCCTGGCGCCCGTCTCCTGA
- a CDS encoding transglutaminase family protein, whose protein sequence is MSGRARLTVCAALATMMAAFSLLPLTDGSGWYGRALFVVVLQSAVGAGARRVPLARPLTVLVQAVVSLLVLTVMFASDQALGGLLPGPGALRHLGQVLQDGMNDVSDFSIPAPVTPGIRLLLVGGVLVVGLAVDAIAVTYNTSAPAGLPLLALYSVAGGLYDGGTAWPYFLVAAAGYLILLLAEGRDRLSRWGRVFGGPAGRPGGGGGASAPVRTGRRIGVMALGIALVAPAALPSLGSGLLDTSGSGSGSGSGRGGGGSVNLVAALQDNLNQPDDREVLTYRTDSTDASGMYLRIAALDKFDGKAWTPSDFDTEDIPARLPQPQGQSPDVKYTVVSTQVRADRDYVQGLLPMPYPALSVQTPGNWKYQPEGRMVIGQGGQTTSDLRYVVTSEQIAPTAAQLAAAPPATGRIAREYEQVPGSLPPVVAQTALNVTRDATNDYQRAVDLQRYFTSGEFVYNTQAKAGTGVDAIARFLQTKEGFCVHFAFTMAAMARTLHIPARVAIGFTTGAQQADGTMSVGLKDAHAWPELYFEGIGWTRFEPTPYRGTAPSYTQDSVTGGGSDTPDVAPKGSTATPSAAPQTTDSCAPVDRGVGDCGQAAAAGGGSSGGGFGSAGKIALWVLLALLVLAIPAGPPLWRSRVRARRLGGGRGRAEGPTLSAWREVLDTGWDYGVLPDDAQTPRRAMARLVAEGRLTGEAAASASALATAVEQTLYAPHPRPVAGLAAEVHRVREGLRAAASRRTRLRAVFLPRSAARVGWAVSARWSAFTARASARVQRVTARLPRTSS, encoded by the coding sequence ATGAGCGGACGGGCACGGCTGACCGTGTGCGCGGCTCTCGCCACGATGATGGCCGCCTTCTCGCTGCTGCCGCTGACCGACGGCTCGGGCTGGTACGGCCGGGCGCTGTTCGTGGTGGTGCTGCAGTCCGCGGTGGGCGCGGGCGCGCGGCGCGTCCCGCTCGCCCGGCCGCTGACGGTGCTGGTGCAGGCGGTGGTCTCGCTGCTGGTGCTGACCGTCATGTTCGCCTCCGACCAGGCGCTGGGCGGACTGCTGCCGGGGCCCGGGGCGCTGCGGCACCTCGGCCAGGTGCTGCAGGACGGCATGAACGACGTCAGCGACTTCTCCATCCCCGCGCCGGTCACCCCCGGCATCCGGCTGCTGCTGGTCGGCGGGGTGCTGGTGGTCGGCCTCGCGGTGGACGCGATCGCCGTCACCTACAACACCTCGGCGCCCGCGGGCCTGCCGCTGCTGGCCCTGTACTCGGTGGCCGGCGGCCTCTACGACGGCGGCACCGCGTGGCCGTACTTCCTGGTCGCCGCGGCGGGCTATCTGATCCTGCTGCTGGCCGAGGGCCGGGACCGGCTGTCGCGCTGGGGCCGGGTGTTCGGCGGTCCCGCGGGGCGGCCGGGCGGGGGCGGCGGGGCGTCCGCGCCGGTGCGCACCGGCCGCCGGATCGGGGTGATGGCGCTGGGCATCGCGCTGGTCGCGCCGGCCGCGCTGCCGTCGCTGGGCAGCGGCCTGCTGGACACCTCGGGATCGGGTTCGGGCTCCGGCTCCGGCCGGGGCGGCGGCGGGTCGGTGAATCTGGTGGCCGCGCTGCAGGACAACCTCAACCAGCCGGACGACCGCGAGGTGCTGACGTACCGCACCGACTCCACCGACGCGTCGGGGATGTACCTGCGGATCGCCGCGCTGGACAAGTTCGACGGCAAGGCGTGGACCCCCTCGGACTTCGACACCGAGGACATCCCGGCCCGGCTGCCGCAGCCGCAGGGGCAGTCGCCGGACGTGAAGTACACCGTCGTCAGCACCCAGGTGCGCGCCGACCGGGACTACGTCCAGGGGCTGCTGCCGATGCCGTACCCGGCGCTGAGCGTGCAGACCCCCGGCAACTGGAAGTACCAGCCCGAGGGGCGGATGGTGATCGGCCAGGGCGGCCAGACCACCTCCGACCTGCGCTACGTGGTGACGAGCGAGCAGATCGCGCCCACCGCCGCGCAGTTGGCCGCCGCGCCGCCGGCCACCGGCCGGATCGCCCGTGAGTACGAGCAGGTGCCCGGCTCGCTGCCGCCGGTCGTCGCCCAGACGGCGCTGAACGTCACCCGGGACGCGACGAACGACTACCAGCGCGCGGTGGACCTCCAGCGGTACTTCACCTCCGGCGAGTTCGTCTACAACACCCAGGCCAAGGCCGGCACCGGGGTCGACGCGATAGCCCGCTTCCTGCAGACGAAGGAGGGCTTCTGCGTCCACTTCGCCTTCACCATGGCGGCGATGGCCCGCACCCTGCACATCCCGGCCCGGGTGGCGATCGGCTTCACCACCGGCGCGCAGCAGGCGGACGGCACGATGTCGGTGGGGCTGAAGGACGCGCACGCCTGGCCGGAGCTGTACTTCGAAGGCATCGGCTGGACCCGTTTCGAGCCGACGCCCTACCGCGGCACGGCGCCCTCCTACACGCAGGACTCCGTGACCGGCGGCGGCAGCGACACCCCGGACGTCGCGCCGAAGGGCAGCACCGCGACGCCGTCGGCCGCGCCGCAGACCACCGACAGCTGCGCCCCGGTCGACCGCGGCGTCGGCGACTGCGGCCAGGCCGCGGCGGCCGGCGGCGGCAGCTCCGGCGGGGGCTTCGGCTCGGCCGGGAAGATCGCGCTGTGGGTGCTGCTCGCGCTGCTGGTGCTGGCGATCCCGGCGGGGCCGCCGCTGTGGCGCTCCCGGGTCAGGGCCCGCCGCCTGGGCGGCGGCCGGGGCCGGGCCGAGGGGCCGACGCTGTCCGCGTGGCGCGAGGTGCTCGACACCGGCTGGGACTACGGCGTGCTGCCGGACGATGCGCAGACGCCGCGGCGGGCGATGGCCCGGCTGGTGGCCGAGGGACGCCTCACCGGTGAGGCGGCGGCCTCGGCGTCGGCGCTGGCCACGGCGGTGGAGCAGACCCTGTACGCGCCGCACCCGCGGCCGGTCGCCGGTCTGGCCGCGGAGGTCCACCGGGTGCGCGAGGGGCTGCGCGCGGCGGCGTCGCGGCGGACCCGGCTGCGGGCGGTCTTCCTGCCGCGCTCGGCCGCGCGGGTGGGCTGGGCGGTGTCGGCGCGGTGGTCCGCGTTCACCGCTCGGGCGTCGGCCCGCGTCCAGCGGGTGACGGCGCGGCTGCCGCGGACGTCGTCCTGA
- a CDS encoding MFS transporter: MERSLRAARVATYVYFVLNGTLMGAWVVHIPAVETRVGISHAALGGLLVLLGLGAFLGMQVAGRLADRLGTRAVVPAAGVLCGAALVLPGLPRDPWTLAGALLVFGFANGSLDVSMNAHAVHVEKAYRRPVMSGFHATFSVGGVLAALVAAAASGAGVGTATTLGALGSVGVLVALGAGRFLLPGAAAATGAEIAVVKEVTGVAEVTGVGAAVRAEEGDGEGDDPRTGAGAVGGARGRIWVLAVLALMVMLSEGAANDWSALHLKDVLGAPASTAAFAYGTYAAAMTAGRLLADRIAARFGPTAVLRRGAATAAAGITVVAVAPWIWAAFAGWALFGLGLSGCVPQLFSAAGHADPAAAGANVSRVAGVGYLGMLAGPAVIGWLTHVVALNHAFVLLTVLCAATAVSAGVLRAAPPGGTEDDAAAGVAAQDERPLGAGR, encoded by the coding sequence ATGGAACGGTCGCTCCGGGCCGCCCGCGTGGCGACCTATGTCTACTTCGTCCTCAACGGCACGCTGATGGGCGCGTGGGTGGTGCACATCCCCGCGGTCGAGACGCGCGTGGGCATCAGCCACGCGGCGCTGGGCGGCCTGCTGGTCTTGCTGGGACTGGGGGCGTTCCTCGGCATGCAGGTGGCCGGACGGCTGGCCGACCGGCTCGGCACCCGCGCCGTGGTGCCGGCCGCCGGGGTGCTGTGCGGTGCGGCCCTCGTCCTGCCGGGCCTCCCCCGCGACCCGTGGACGCTGGCCGGCGCCCTGCTGGTCTTCGGCTTCGCCAACGGCAGCCTCGACGTGAGCATGAACGCGCACGCGGTGCACGTGGAGAAGGCGTACCGGCGGCCGGTGATGTCCGGCTTCCACGCGACGTTCTCGGTCGGCGGCGTCCTCGCGGCGCTCGTCGCCGCCGCGGCGTCGGGCGCGGGGGTCGGCACGGCGACGACGCTGGGCGCCCTGGGCTCGGTGGGCGTGCTGGTCGCGCTGGGCGCGGGGCGGTTCCTGCTGCCGGGAGCGGCGGCAGCGACGGGTGCGGAGATCGCGGTGGTCAAGGAGGTCACGGGGGTCGCGGAGGTCACGGGGGTCGGCGCGGCGGTGCGGGCCGAGGAAGGCGACGGCGAGGGGGACGACCCGCGTACGGGCGCGGGGGCGGTCGGCGGCGCGCGGGGGCGGATCTGGGTGCTCGCCGTCCTGGCGCTGATGGTCATGCTGTCCGAGGGCGCGGCCAACGACTGGAGTGCGCTGCACCTGAAGGACGTGCTGGGCGCGCCGGCGAGCACCGCGGCGTTCGCGTACGGCACCTACGCCGCGGCCATGACCGCGGGCCGGCTGCTCGCCGACCGGATTGCGGCCCGCTTCGGGCCGACCGCGGTGCTGCGCCGGGGCGCGGCGACGGCCGCCGCCGGGATCACGGTCGTCGCCGTGGCGCCGTGGATCTGGGCGGCGTTCGCGGGCTGGGCGCTGTTCGGGCTGGGGCTGTCCGGCTGCGTCCCGCAGCTGTTCAGCGCGGCCGGCCACGCCGATCCGGCAGCCGCCGGCGCCAACGTCTCCCGCGTCGCCGGCGTCGGCTACCTCGGCATGCTCGCCGGCCCCGCGGTCATCGGCTGGCTGACGCATGTCGTGGCGCTGAACCACGCGTTCGTGCTGCTGACCGTGCTGTGCGCCGCGACCGCGGTGTCCGCGGGAGTCCTCCGCGCCGCGCCGCCCGGCGGCACTGAGGACGACGCCGCCGCCGGCGTGGCGGCCCAGGACGAGCGCCCGCTCGGCGCCGGGCGCTGA
- a CDS encoding SAV_6107 family HEPN domain-containing protein — MASPVGDIHPVLRRAGATPAALDLLTQAHVGLEEAALLQAPHERYAAAHLAALRTAAAVLAVRGRPEQTARRRRRIRTAWEVLPEVAPELAEWSALFAAGAERRARAEAGIAGAATARDADDLVRDCGMFLRLVERMLLLRPAFEEDGPAAAPAG; from the coding sequence ATGGCATCTCCGGTCGGCGACATCCACCCCGTACTGCGCCGTGCCGGCGCGACCCCCGCCGCCCTCGACCTGCTCACCCAGGCGCACGTCGGCCTGGAGGAGGCCGCGCTGCTCCAGGCTCCGCACGAGCGGTACGCCGCGGCGCACCTGGCCGCGCTGCGCACCGCCGCCGCGGTGCTGGCGGTGCGCGGCCGGCCCGAGCAGACCGCGCGGCGCCGCCGCAGGATACGCACCGCGTGGGAGGTGCTGCCCGAGGTCGCGCCCGAACTCGCCGAGTGGAGCGCCCTGTTCGCGGCCGGCGCGGAGCGCAGGGCACGGGCCGAGGCGGGCATCGCCGGCGCGGCGACCGCACGCGACGCCGACGACCTGGTCCGCGACTGCGGGATGTTCCTGCGTCTGGTCGAGCGGATGCTGCTGCTCAGGCCCGCGTTCGAGGAGGACGGCCCGGCCGCGGCCCCGGCGGGCTGA
- a CDS encoding DUF4126 domain-containing protein encodes MSVLPLVFTSGWASGINAYAVVLLLGLSGATGVTDQVPGSLQRADVLVVAGVLFLCEAVADKIPYADTAWDVAHTVVRPVAGAVVAALLAGHQGSLSHLAAGAIGGSAALASHLVKAGTRMAVNTSPEPVSNIVLSLVEDLGVAAIVVFALFHPVAAAVIAGALLAAGLCVVVFAFSRIRRYWRRRRERGAGRTGGPAGGSGGAGGSGGATRWPAAT; translated from the coding sequence ATGTCCGTGCTCCCGCTCGTGTTCACCAGCGGCTGGGCCAGCGGGATCAACGCCTATGCCGTGGTCCTGCTGCTCGGTCTGTCCGGTGCGACCGGGGTGACCGACCAGGTCCCCGGGTCGCTGCAGCGCGCCGACGTGCTCGTGGTGGCAGGCGTGCTGTTCCTGTGCGAGGCGGTCGCCGACAAGATCCCCTACGCGGACACCGCGTGGGACGTGGCGCACACCGTGGTCCGCCCGGTGGCGGGCGCGGTGGTGGCGGCGCTGCTCGCCGGACACCAGGGGTCGCTGTCGCATCTGGCGGCGGGCGCGATCGGCGGGTCGGCGGCGCTGGCCAGTCATCTGGTCAAGGCGGGCACGCGGATGGCGGTGAACACCTCGCCCGAGCCGGTCAGCAACATCGTGCTGAGTCTGGTGGAGGACCTCGGGGTCGCCGCGATCGTGGTCTTCGCGCTGTTCCACCCGGTGGCCGCGGCGGTGATCGCCGGGGCGCTGCTCGCGGCGGGGCTGTGCGTGGTGGTGTTCGCCTTCTCCCGCATCCGGCGGTACTGGCGGCGCCGCCGCGAGCGCGGGGCCGGCCGCACGGGCGGTCCCGCGGGTGGTTCGGGTGGCGCGGGCGGCTCCGGCGGCGCGACGAGGTGGCCCGCGGCGACCTGA